From the genome of Primulina eburnea isolate SZY01 chromosome 12, ASM2296580v1, whole genome shotgun sequence, one region includes:
- the LOC140807567 gene encoding uncharacterized protein isoform X1, whose amino-acid sequence MNALITSTAFCPSSFQLKFSFNRQKSPLLVFRSRFSELDRRRVSLVWVVVRSSGIHGYGLERRRTQVSSWLNSKSSSDDFSGWANADGELHPGNSKRKQSLVGIMRAGAAGILLVAGLTFTALSISNRTTSRGKQQMEPLTTQQEELVSSDNQQDSFGEEKSEEKVEILQSESEESKTGTNKDLLLHEEKSEANESSNSDDVGARQSSEAVDLTNIHSNEKVTQKESVLTGILVSVVAVDSLGARSIQTENGGPANENTKVKEPKAEGQDDGNLAAENTSVPKSDDLVDAKILVPSVLDSKRENVMADYPNGLSSSVESQVDNVVELNTIPEEYEESRSLPSTGDVNIGSKLLTVDDDSFKILGVSSDGDDKYLENLNGIGSAGVSLEPEIANQFGNELHENDFNDINVNRSFFDSTNPGNFFTSAGIPAPSVVSATLQAPPGKVLVPAVVDQLQNRALSALKDLKVIEDDVQPGDLCTRREYAHWLVVASSILSRSTTSKVYPAMYIENVSELAFDDITPDDPDFPSIQGLAEAGLIASKLSSHDMRSSVDEDSSPLLFSPESPLSRQDLVSWKLALEKRQLPVVDRKTLQQLSGFIDIDKIDQDAWPALVADLAAGEQGIITLAFGYTRLFQPEKPVTKAQAAMALSTGDAAAVVSDELARIEAESMAENAVTAHNALIAQLEKDLNGSYEKELLQKKEKIDAFQKLAEDARREVEILRAEREERNLALMKERAAVNSEMEILSRLRREVEEQLQTLMYDRVEISYEKERVSKLRRDAETENQEIARLQYELEVERKALSMARGWAEDEMKRAREQAKALEEARKRWESQGLKVVDNDLREEENSSGVARLDTSKQFSVEGTIERSENLVDKLRTMAAQVSGKCKNTINKIIQQIVSFVSILKEKTLKAGKRVGELKNTAKSNLSVSLQGVQSGSVEFASSVTEGTKRVVGDCKDGVERLSQKFKA is encoded by the exons ATGAATGCTTTGATTACCTCGACGGCGTTTTGCCCGAGTTCGTTTCAGCTCAAATTCTCATTCAACCGCCAGAAATCCCCGTTGTTGGTTTTCCGCTCGCGCTTTTCGGAGCTTGACCGACGTCGTGTGAGCTTGGTGTGGGTGGTGGTAAGGAGCAGTGGGATTCATGGCTATGGATTGGAGCGACGTCGGACTCAGGTTTCTTCGTGGTTGAATTCTAAGTCTTCGTCTGATGATTTCTCCGGCTGGGCCAATGCTGATGGGGAACTGCATCCCGGCAATTCAAAGCGCAAGCAATCTTTAGTCG GAATAATGAGGGCTGGAGCTGCTGGAATTCTTTTGGTTGCAGGCCTCACGTTTACTGCATTGTCTATAAGCAATAGAACCACATCAA GAGGTAAACAACAAATGGAGCCCTTGACAACACAACAAGAAGAGTTAGTATCCTCTGATAATCAGCAGGATAGCTTCGGAGAGGAGAAAAGTGAGGAGAAAGTTGAGATACTGCAAAGTGAAAGTGAAGAAAGtaaaacaggtacaaacaaggaTCTTCTTCTGCATGAAgaaaaaagtgaagctaatgaAAGTAGCAATAGTGATGATGTCGGTGCTAGGCAGTCATCTGAGGCGGTTGATCTCACCAATATTCACTCCAATGAGAAAGTTACCCAAAAGGAATCAGTTCTTACTGGCATTTTAGTTTCTGTTGTAGCCGTTGATTCCTTAGGTGCGCGAAGCATTCAAACTGAAAATGGTGGTCCAGCTAATGAGAATACCAAGGTGAAGGAACCAAAAGCAGAGGGTCAGGACGATGGGAACCTAGCTGCTGAAAATACCAGTGTACCAAAATCAGATGATCTTGTTGATGCCAAAATCTTGGTCCCATCTGTATTGGATAGCAAGCGAGAGAATGTAATGGCTGACTATCCAAATGGGCTCTCTAGTTCAGTTGAGTCACAGGTGGATAATGTCGTTGAATTAAACACTATCCCTGAAGAATATGAGGAATCCAGAAGCTTGCCTTCGACAGGGGATGTTAATATTGGAAGCAAACTTTTGACAGTGGATGATGACTCATTCAAAATTTTGGGAGTTTCTTCAGATGGAGATGATAAATATCTGGAAAATTTAAATGGAATTGGCTCAGCTGGAGTGTCTTTGGAGCCAGAAATCGCTAATCAATTTGGAAATGAACTGCATGAAAATGATTTTAATGATATCAACGTTAACAGATCCTTTTTTGATTCTACAAATCCTGGAAATTTTTTCACTTCAGCTGGCATACCTGCTCCATCTGTTGTCTCTGCAACTCTGCAGGCTCCACCAGGTAAGGTTTTGGTTCCTGCTGTTGTTGATCAACTCCAAAATCGGGCATTATCTGCTTTGAAAGATTTGAAG GTGATTGAAGATGATGTTCAACCTGGAGATTTATGTACTCGACGAGAGTATGCTCATTGGTTGGTCGTAGCAAGCAGTATTCTTTCTAG gaGCACAACATCGAAAGTCTATCCTGCTATGTACATTGAAAATGTTTCTGAACTTGCATTTGATGACATTACACCGGATGATCCTGATTTCCCATCAATTCAAG GCTTGGCAGAAGCTGGACTTATTGCCAGCAAGCTTTCAAGCCATGACATGCGGTCATCTGTAGATGAAGACTCGAGTCCTTTATTATTCTCTCCTGAAAG TCCTTTATCTCGCCAGGATCTTGTGAGTTGGAAATTGGCTTTGGAAAAAAGGCAACTACCGGTTGTCGACAGGAAG ACCTTGCAGCAGTTATCTGGTTTTATAGATATTGACAAGATTGACCAAGATGCATGGCCTGCACTGGTAGCTGACTTAGCAGCTGGAGAGCAGGGCATTATAACCCTAGCATTCG GTTATACAAGACTTTTTCAGCCAGAAAAGCCAGTGACAAAAGCCCAAGCTGCCATGGCCCTTTCAACTGGTGATGCTGCTGCGGTGGTTAGTGATGAACTTGCACGTATCGAGGCTGAATCAATGGCAGAAAATGCTGTTACTGCTCATAATGCTCTGATTGCTCAACTTGAAAAGGATCTCAATGGAAGTTATGAGAAGGAACTTTTACAGAAAAAGGAAAAGATTGATGCGTTTCAGAAATTGGCAGAGGATGCTAGACGCGAAGTGGAGATATTGAGGGCTGAGCGAGAGGAAAGAAATCTTGCGCTAATGAAGGAACGTGCTGCTGTTAATTCTGAAATGGAAATTCTTTCCAGGCTGAGGCGTGAGGTAGAGGAACAGTTGCAGACCCTTATGTATGATAGGGTGGAGATTTCATATGAAAAAGAAAGAGTAAGCAAACTTCGGAGAGATGCAGAAACTGAGAACCAGGAGATTGCCCGTCTACAATATGAGTTGGAAGTTGAGCGGAAAGCCTTGTCCATGGCCAG AGGATGGGCAGaagatgagatgaagagggcaAGGGAACAAGCTAAGGCATTGGAAGAGGCTAGAAAACGCTGGGAAAGTCAAGGCTTAAAAGTAGTTGATAATGATCTGCGAGAGGAAGAAAACTCCAGTGGAGTCGCACGGCTTGATACAAGCAAACAGTTCTCAGTTGAAGGAACCATTGAAAGGTCTGAGAACTTGGTGGACAAGCTTAGGACTATGGCAGCCCAAGTGAGTGGGAAATGCAAGAATACAATCAATAAAATAATCCAGCAGATTGTTTCCTTCGTATCAATTCTGAAAGAGAAGACCTTGAAGGCAGGTAAACGTGTTGGAGAGCTAAAAAACACCGCCAAATCAAACTTGAGTGTCTCATTACAAGGAGTTCAGAGCGGCTCTGTAGAATTTGCTTCATCCGTCACAGAAGGGACAAAGCGAGTTGTTGGAGATTGCAAAGATGGGGTTGAAAGGTTGTCACAAAAGTTCAAGGCTTGA
- the LOC140807567 gene encoding uncharacterized protein isoform X2 has protein sequence MRAGAAGILLVAGLTFTALSISNRTTSRGKQQMEPLTTQQEELVSSDNQQDSFGEEKSEEKVEILQSESEESKTGTNKDLLLHEEKSEANESSNSDDVGARQSSEAVDLTNIHSNEKVTQKESVLTGILVSVVAVDSLGARSIQTENGGPANENTKVKEPKAEGQDDGNLAAENTSVPKSDDLVDAKILVPSVLDSKRENVMADYPNGLSSSVESQVDNVVELNTIPEEYEESRSLPSTGDVNIGSKLLTVDDDSFKILGVSSDGDDKYLENLNGIGSAGVSLEPEIANQFGNELHENDFNDINVNRSFFDSTNPGNFFTSAGIPAPSVVSATLQAPPGKVLVPAVVDQLQNRALSALKDLKVIEDDVQPGDLCTRREYAHWLVVASSILSRSTTSKVYPAMYIENVSELAFDDITPDDPDFPSIQGLAEAGLIASKLSSHDMRSSVDEDSSPLLFSPESPLSRQDLVSWKLALEKRQLPVVDRKTLQQLSGFIDIDKIDQDAWPALVADLAAGEQGIITLAFGYTRLFQPEKPVTKAQAAMALSTGDAAAVVSDELARIEAESMAENAVTAHNALIAQLEKDLNGSYEKELLQKKEKIDAFQKLAEDARREVEILRAEREERNLALMKERAAVNSEMEILSRLRREVEEQLQTLMYDRVEISYEKERVSKLRRDAETENQEIARLQYELEVERKALSMARGWAEDEMKRAREQAKALEEARKRWESQGLKVVDNDLREEENSSGVARLDTSKQFSVEGTIERSENLVDKLRTMAAQVSGKCKNTINKIIQQIVSFVSILKEKTLKAGKRVGELKNTAKSNLSVSLQGVQSGSVEFASSVTEGTKRVVGDCKDGVERLSQKFKA, from the exons ATGAGGGCTGGAGCTGCTGGAATTCTTTTGGTTGCAGGCCTCACGTTTACTGCATTGTCTATAAGCAATAGAACCACATCAA GAGGTAAACAACAAATGGAGCCCTTGACAACACAACAAGAAGAGTTAGTATCCTCTGATAATCAGCAGGATAGCTTCGGAGAGGAGAAAAGTGAGGAGAAAGTTGAGATACTGCAAAGTGAAAGTGAAGAAAGtaaaacaggtacaaacaaggaTCTTCTTCTGCATGAAgaaaaaagtgaagctaatgaAAGTAGCAATAGTGATGATGTCGGTGCTAGGCAGTCATCTGAGGCGGTTGATCTCACCAATATTCACTCCAATGAGAAAGTTACCCAAAAGGAATCAGTTCTTACTGGCATTTTAGTTTCTGTTGTAGCCGTTGATTCCTTAGGTGCGCGAAGCATTCAAACTGAAAATGGTGGTCCAGCTAATGAGAATACCAAGGTGAAGGAACCAAAAGCAGAGGGTCAGGACGATGGGAACCTAGCTGCTGAAAATACCAGTGTACCAAAATCAGATGATCTTGTTGATGCCAAAATCTTGGTCCCATCTGTATTGGATAGCAAGCGAGAGAATGTAATGGCTGACTATCCAAATGGGCTCTCTAGTTCAGTTGAGTCACAGGTGGATAATGTCGTTGAATTAAACACTATCCCTGAAGAATATGAGGAATCCAGAAGCTTGCCTTCGACAGGGGATGTTAATATTGGAAGCAAACTTTTGACAGTGGATGATGACTCATTCAAAATTTTGGGAGTTTCTTCAGATGGAGATGATAAATATCTGGAAAATTTAAATGGAATTGGCTCAGCTGGAGTGTCTTTGGAGCCAGAAATCGCTAATCAATTTGGAAATGAACTGCATGAAAATGATTTTAATGATATCAACGTTAACAGATCCTTTTTTGATTCTACAAATCCTGGAAATTTTTTCACTTCAGCTGGCATACCTGCTCCATCTGTTGTCTCTGCAACTCTGCAGGCTCCACCAGGTAAGGTTTTGGTTCCTGCTGTTGTTGATCAACTCCAAAATCGGGCATTATCTGCTTTGAAAGATTTGAAG GTGATTGAAGATGATGTTCAACCTGGAGATTTATGTACTCGACGAGAGTATGCTCATTGGTTGGTCGTAGCAAGCAGTATTCTTTCTAG gaGCACAACATCGAAAGTCTATCCTGCTATGTACATTGAAAATGTTTCTGAACTTGCATTTGATGACATTACACCGGATGATCCTGATTTCCCATCAATTCAAG GCTTGGCAGAAGCTGGACTTATTGCCAGCAAGCTTTCAAGCCATGACATGCGGTCATCTGTAGATGAAGACTCGAGTCCTTTATTATTCTCTCCTGAAAG TCCTTTATCTCGCCAGGATCTTGTGAGTTGGAAATTGGCTTTGGAAAAAAGGCAACTACCGGTTGTCGACAGGAAG ACCTTGCAGCAGTTATCTGGTTTTATAGATATTGACAAGATTGACCAAGATGCATGGCCTGCACTGGTAGCTGACTTAGCAGCTGGAGAGCAGGGCATTATAACCCTAGCATTCG GTTATACAAGACTTTTTCAGCCAGAAAAGCCAGTGACAAAAGCCCAAGCTGCCATGGCCCTTTCAACTGGTGATGCTGCTGCGGTGGTTAGTGATGAACTTGCACGTATCGAGGCTGAATCAATGGCAGAAAATGCTGTTACTGCTCATAATGCTCTGATTGCTCAACTTGAAAAGGATCTCAATGGAAGTTATGAGAAGGAACTTTTACAGAAAAAGGAAAAGATTGATGCGTTTCAGAAATTGGCAGAGGATGCTAGACGCGAAGTGGAGATATTGAGGGCTGAGCGAGAGGAAAGAAATCTTGCGCTAATGAAGGAACGTGCTGCTGTTAATTCTGAAATGGAAATTCTTTCCAGGCTGAGGCGTGAGGTAGAGGAACAGTTGCAGACCCTTATGTATGATAGGGTGGAGATTTCATATGAAAAAGAAAGAGTAAGCAAACTTCGGAGAGATGCAGAAACTGAGAACCAGGAGATTGCCCGTCTACAATATGAGTTGGAAGTTGAGCGGAAAGCCTTGTCCATGGCCAG AGGATGGGCAGaagatgagatgaagagggcaAGGGAACAAGCTAAGGCATTGGAAGAGGCTAGAAAACGCTGGGAAAGTCAAGGCTTAAAAGTAGTTGATAATGATCTGCGAGAGGAAGAAAACTCCAGTGGAGTCGCACGGCTTGATACAAGCAAACAGTTCTCAGTTGAAGGAACCATTGAAAGGTCTGAGAACTTGGTGGACAAGCTTAGGACTATGGCAGCCCAAGTGAGTGGGAAATGCAAGAATACAATCAATAAAATAATCCAGCAGATTGTTTCCTTCGTATCAATTCTGAAAGAGAAGACCTTGAAGGCAGGTAAACGTGTTGGAGAGCTAAAAAACACCGCCAAATCAAACTTGAGTGTCTCATTACAAGGAGTTCAGAGCGGCTCTGTAGAATTTGCTTCATCCGTCACAGAAGGGACAAAGCGAGTTGTTGGAGATTGCAAAGATGGGGTTGAAAGGTTGTCACAAAAGTTCAAGGCTTGA
- the LOC140807568 gene encoding large ribosomal subunit protein eL36y-like, with translation MAPKQPNSGLFVGLKRGHVVTPKELAPRPSDRKGKTSKRVHFVRSLIREVAGFAPYEKRITELLKVGKDKRALKVAKRKLGTHKRAKRKREEMASALRKMRAAGGGDKKK, from the exons ATGGCTCCAAAGCAGCCAAACAGCGGTTTATTTGTGGGCCTGAAGAGAGGTCATGTTGTCACGCCCAAGGAATTAGCTCCACGCCCATCTGATAGGAAAGGC AAAACAAGCAAGAGAGTGCATTTTGTGAGGAGCCTCATCAGGGAAGTTGCTGGGTTTGCACCTTATGAGAAGAGGATCACTGAGCTTCTCAAAGTTGGAAAGGACAAGCGTGCTTTGAAGGTTGCCAAGAGAAAATTGGGCACTCACAAGAGGGCAAAAAGGAAGAGAGAGGAAATGGCTAGCGCGCTCAGGAAGATGAG GGCTGCTGGAGGTGGCGACAAGAAGAAGTGA